Below is a genomic region from Falco naumanni isolate bFalNau1 chromosome 2, bFalNau1.pat, whole genome shotgun sequence.
agaaataaaagctaacCATTTGGCTAACTGCAGCCTTGCTAGCCCTCAGGAAATTAATATGCAGTATCATTCCTACACCATCAAAAACTGTCTGCCATAGCCATGGGACCAGGCACAACAACAGACTATTTCAACAGCCTCTGAGGAAGGTGACCGATTATTTCATCCAAGTTAAAACTACTACCCTCAATCACACCTAAAGCAAGCAGCGCTCACCAGGTGCAGCAGCCGTGTTTGCATGTTGAAATTTAAGCTGTTCTTTGCTACACGCCACCCACTCCTCATTCTACAGAGACCCTTCTCTGcagctttcaaaaaattaaGTGTGACTGAATgataaatctttctttaaataaacacatttatCAGTGTGACTGGGAGATAAATCTTCCTGTAGGGCTATCATTGACAGCTTTTCAATCCAGCTGTGCAttactggttttgctgcagtCTGCATATGAAAGACAGAACTCCTGAGTGCCACAAAGGGATAAATACTGACCATAGTTTGTGTTTTATCATTCCAAGGTTTGAAGGGCCACAGTCTGCCCttctgctgggctggcaggaaaGAGTGGCATATATGATTTGCTTAACCATGCCACCAGTCCTGTTAAAGCAAAGGAACTGTGCTTCTGCTGATTAACTGGGCTTACATCACTTAATTCTGATATAAACATGTTCCTCATTTTATTGCTGTGAATCGTGTCTGTAGCTACCGAACACAGATCATTCCCTTAACCTCTGTTCTATTACAAGCCTCTGCAACAACAGCATGTGATTTTCTAACAATCCCCAGACCATGTTTAAGTGAAAATACTAAGTGTTCAGAGGCACACAGACCACAACTAAGATTGTTACCCGTCTTACAGACCACAACTAACACAGCTACCCATCAGGAGGTAAGAGAAGTAACACAGCATGAATCAAATACAACAGAAAAGTTTGTCCTGGTGGATCCATATGCAAAATTCTATTCTTTCATAATTTATTGCAGAAATACAATAGAAAAGGCCTCTAAGTCCTTTGGGAGATATGGTGTTCAAGGGGTATTTGTAATACCAAAGACTGTAGCCCATCATGGcatcagaaaaaacaatttccaGTGAGAAAACATCTGAGGGATGcattaaagaatatttattaGATTATTCCCAGCTCCAAAATAGTTAAGCAGAACAtactaatgaaaaatacaacttaCGTTTCATATATCTCAATGAGTTTCTGCGCTAGTGTTAGGTTCTTGCCCTCCAGGTAGGTTGCCATTTCAGCTATGACCACAGCTGCGCTTACACCATCTTTATCCAACACTGATGTGCCACACATGAAgcctagaaataaaaaaaattgattgtGGAAAAATAGCCTGACATACGATTACACTGATTTGATTGAAGTTTTAACCCTTTTCCCATAATAGAAAATCGGCCAATACATGTAAGCTGTTTTTATTACTGCATATGCATTCCTCTTTTCTAAGACATCTAATTAACTTAGGGGTTATAGGGCTGGAAAGACACATACTATAATGAATTAATTCCAGATTGGTAACATCTGTTCTCTAAGGAGATCTCTCATACTAGAGtgttaaacacaaaaatttgcttgttttgtgCAAGCACACAGATACTGCAAGGAGTCTTTTGCAGTAATTTGGACCAAAGGAGCCCATACATATCCAGCCTTGGTAACCCATAAACCAGCACTTCGCAGCACTGCCCAGATGCCTCCTTTCTGAAGGGACACAGGAGCAAGATCTTAACTCCTTATGGTTAAAAGCTTCCTTCATTTTATGAATGAAACTGGCACAGACACCCACCCTCTTCAgtgtttgcttcattttcaaatgcCATATTATATGTGAATACGCCATCTCAGAAAGCTGCCGTTTATCCTAAAAGTGGAGAATTCCTACAGCCAAAATGTTCCCTGCATAGTTCTCTACAGGTAAGTGGTGTCAGCAAGATCACCAAGATAAACAGAGTGCTCAAGGCAAGGTCAGCAGGAATAGTCACACACTTCCATAAGGTATTTAATGCTATTTCTGCACATGCCTGGATTCCTCACATATTGTTCTAAGTACAAGGGGACTGCACACAGCTCCTGGAGGAACTGCCATACTGGTGTGATGGACAGCGTGACCGAAGCAAGCCACCTCCCAGTTCCACGCAGCTATCAATAGCATGTCCTCACAGAGAGGACCTGTAAGATACTAAGAACAGATCCTACGCTTAACCTCAGCTAAAAGGCCACAGAGCAACAGCAGTCTGCCTCTGGCATCTCACTTTCAATCTGTAACAGAACAGGTTTGCATCGGAAACTGCATGAGCACAATACTAGAATCCAAGATTCATTTATCATTTATTATGACAGTTGGCAAGTTGATTTGATGACAGCAAAATACCAATACTAGTAACTAcgagaaaaaaaacaaagttctTTTGTGTTTCGTGTCATAACTAAGACCACTCCTTTTTAGTTCCATATCCCCCACACAGTTctcaacattttaaagcaatattaCCACACATACCAATAGACTCTTCAAATGCAAAGAGAACTTCTTTTCCATTATCTAGGAGGTCTTTAACTCTACTTCCAATCCATTTAAAACCAGGGAGTGTTTCctgaaacaagaaaggaaaaaaagtgcctcaaatacacattttcagcTTAGTTTCAAGTCAAAGAAGAAAGTGTACCCGCTACTCTTTTCACTTTCAGGATGCAGAGAGATGCTGCATTCTGAATTTTAAGGTCAATGGAAAAGACTGCTGCAGagtcaaaaaaataaagctttaaagaacatttttctgatgttcttgaaaattaaaactgattGACAAACAGGACAGGGACAATAAAGGCAAACATTAGACAGTCACATCTTCAGTTTAGATCATGAATCTAAAGCAGAATCAATCTCAAAAAGTCTAAAACAAAGGATAGCGTTTTACTAGTGAATACTCAGCTAGGACGTGCATATCAAATCAAGAAGCAAGCATGCTTGAGAGCCCAGGGCTCTCTCCGAGATCAGGTGAGATCCTTGGTGGTGCTTATCAGATGAGACGACAGTAcagttacagaaatacaaacagcaGGTTTGGGCGATGGAAGAGAAGAGCACTGCTTGTGCTCTTCAAATCAtgcaaaagcagtaaaaagctTAGAAACAGTCCTCCTTGGAGAGAAGGAAGGTACAAAGATGGGAAGCTTTTAAAGGAGGCCAAGGGATTCTATAATTTCCtagcttctttttttgaagCGTGTCCCTttctggaaagggaaagaagtaATAATATATGAGCAGTATATTCAACCTGATTAAGCATATCCCTCAAAATGGTTTTCAGagtggcttttatttttagcttttaattcctcattttttggcaatatattttttcctgttgtacaCGGGCTTAATTAAAACATGTATAAACAAGACCTGGATCTTTGTATGTTTGTGCCAAGCTTTAGAGCACTTGCACCTCTTAGAGCTAACATCCAGCAGACAGAGCAAGTACTTAATTTGAATGCAGGAACTGAAATAGTAACTGTCGGtcggggggggggcaccccccattttctttttagtaagtCCTTACTGCAACTATATTAAGCATCTGAACATAAGAGTTCCTCTGTCACAATTTAAAGTAAAACCAGATTTAAAATCTACTAGTGTTCTGGGTACCCGAAGGAACACTGTGTAACCTGCAAATGCTACAAACCCATCAAAGAGCGCTCCATTTTTGTAGTAAACCTGCCAAGCTTTCATTCTCTCACACAGAAGAATTTACCTCAAGGAAAATAACCAAGACAAAGGTATTTCTATAATGTGTAATTTAGGTTCTCATTGGTGTCATCTCTTACAGCCTCCTTACAGCTTTGCACAAGTTGATCTCACAACCCGCATTCGCTGCAAGGTGCACTGAGGAGCACTGCAGATGCTGAAGTCAAGCTTGTCTAGGTAAACCAGCATTCTCTGCAAAGTGGAAcacataaaaaaccccagccaagAGACTGGAATTcacctgtttatttttcatttcataaagtTGTCAGCAGGGGACACGCCAATCAAATTTTAATGTCAAGAAGTCATCACAGAAGCCACACTTACTTCAAAGTGAAATCCCTCTTTAAGTGCAATTGCCCTCAAAATTTTTGAGGAGACTGTGGTGGCTAACATGTAAACATTCTTCACATCAGCATCTTCGGagcagttttctttccagcaagAAAACATCCACCACCCAAACAAAGCTGCTAGCTCATTGCCAGTGAACACCTTCCAGCAGCCACTGcagacaaaatagaaaataagagCTCTTCCAGGTTTCCCAGGAGCATCCACTGAGGGGAAATGTTTTCTACAGTCGCTGGAAGAACAGGAATCTGAGCACACTACTGACAAGCTGCTCTATACAAAGCCACCATACTAGCCACATTTATCACATCTCCATGATTGACAAGTCCAGTGCATTCTGTTAGCAAGCAAAGATACCGGATGGAGTATCCTTACTGTCAGCTTTAAGACAGCTCAGGtctttttaatttatcaaaCAGAAGTATAGCAGTCTATACATTGTAGTCAGGCAATGCCTGCGCAACCGCACATTATAGACAGTTACTTACACAATGATCAGAATTTTGGCCTgttagtgggaaaaaaaaataatttctattcaaTACgaagaagccaggaaaaaaaacccaagcaaacaaaaaacccaaagaagcCCACAACAGCTAACTGACCCAAGTCAGAATCTGTCTgcttaataaaagcaaaaaaaaacagtaacaggACTTAACCCTCTTTAATAACCACTCaacttctttgttttatttggcCATTTACTGTAACATTGGTATTTAATCTAGTAGTTATCAacttaatttatttaaaataggtTATTTCAGGTGCAGCTATACCATGAGATGAAACTAGCAAGAAAAACACCCAAATAGCTAAGTCACAACAGGAAAGAGCGGGTTGAAGGTGTGTGCCTGTCAACCATTTGGGGACATTCTGCAACTTTCACTACCTCTTCTacagaaagagataaaataaGAGGTCTCATTACTtacttttcctgctgttctgcCACTGCTAGTCTGTCTGCATCTGGATCAGTGGCTACTACTACtctagcattttctttctctgcaagCCTCAGTGACAACTCCtggtgggagaagagggagaggaaaaaagaaaggaaataaaatcacaagAGCAAATAAACCCACAATCTTCCTACTTATATGTAACatgcagtgaaagaaaatctCATTTGGATTTCCCACTGTAttaacacagctgaaaagcaggtACTCTCTGTTCTCTTCCTCAATTTGTTTTTCAACACAGTATCATATCCAAACAGAGGAAAGCTCACAGAAACCTGACGaagtagaaacaaaaataccagCACAGATTCTCCTTCTTCAGGATTTGGGCATTTGACAGTAGAGAAGTCTGGATCTGGATCTTTCTGTTCAGGTACTGGAATGGGAGGCTGAAAGCCAAATGCTTTGAAAGCCAACTGCACATAGTCATGTCCAACTCCATGGAAAGAGGTATGAACAAACTTCAAGTTTGTTTGCATGTTTAGCTCcctgagaaggaaaacagaaattcagtaaGGTTTTAGTTATTTAACAAGACTACTTTCATgtgggaaagcaaaagaaaatacattatacTTTGTACTATTCTGGTGATTTCTGCATTAATTTCAAAGAAGGAATGACTGACAAGTGCTCATTTGAACTTTCACTAGAAATTGCTGGTTTAAAGCCACTTCCTCTGGAAAATTAGGTATTTACCTTCTGCTGCATCAGCTGAAAGTCACCAAAGAACGAACTGCTAATTCCTGCATCAAACTCATGGTCTTCCACTACACTGAAGATCTTACTCTGGCTCTACTACCTAACTTTTAAACTTACCTCTACTCCATGCAGGTACACCTCACCTTTACTctgaatttctgcattttattcagAACTCTTTGAGCATATTCATTTGCATAAAATGGTTCACATCAGCATGCTTTACTGTAGCCTAGTGTCCAAAAGGCAGGCTGCTTTATTGTCCTAATGATGGTGACCACCAAGTTTAATGGCATCTCAGAGAAGGGATGGGGCGAGACAGAATGGGGAGATaaccaaaaattatttccacCATGAAGAGCACAGAGCAATGGCCTCAAGGACACAGTGATACCTGTGGCAGAGTGGAACACACAGACATGAACTGTAAAGACAGAAGTCACGTCACTGATTTGTGACGATAAAAGTAACTACAGGCAGGTCCAAAACTATTAAAATTTTGCAAGACAGCCCAATCCCTATACTCAAACCAAAAATGTTTATGTATGGCAGGATCATGTGCTTTATTATTGAAGTCTATCTGTAAGCAGTTTTCCACATGTAACTCAGagtttacttaaaaatataatttaagtaCATTTTGGTTTATACAATACCTATGATAACAGATCTTTTTCAGATCCTCCATGTAACAGTCACAAATCTTCTTCAGTGGATCCTCTCTAAGGGGACTGGTGTCTACTAGATTCTCATTCCAAGAGCCATTCCATGGTTCAACGCACTCTTCTATacattttataatttctttatcATGAGGAGAGGTGATCTGTGCTCCATTTTCCCAATAAACCTGGAATATGtttaaggaaaacaagacaaCAGTTTATTCAAAAACATTAACTTGATAAATTCTTTTAGCTATAGGATTGCACATGCCTCCTGCTGCTTGTATTCATACAGTAAAGGCTAGCATCAGACTGGCTTGATTCTCAAAGTCATTTGGAATCACAGTTTATGATTTCAGTTATGTGATGATAGCTACTTAGCAACATGACctattttcaaaaaagctgATATTCAACTATTGTGACTGAAATCATCAGAATGTGAGAAACAAACTGGGCACTTACATTTGAGAGTGTTGTGCAAActgtaacagaagaaaaaccatTATCTTCTACAAAGCCTGGCattccttttgaaaaagaaacataacttgtttttgaaattaaagcaaaacagataaGCAGTGTGCCAAGGTACATGTTTTTCCATAACTGAATGACTGTAATCTTTCAGCTGGAAACACGATCAAACCCTGAACTATAAAAAGCCTTTGTTAAAGAATTATTTAGATGCCAGTTTTCCCACAGTTTATTGCCAATAGCATAGTTGAGTTCACAGGGCGGGCTTTCTACTCTAGACTAATCTGTCTCTCTTTCCTTGTCCGCTGGCTTTCATGAAACCCACAGGTACTCAGGATCTTCAAAACTATGGGTTTGTCAAGCTTGCCTAAAATTGTCCAAAGCCTTCAGAAGCTGCCTGAGTTCACAGGGGAGACAGTGAAAAACAATTCTTGTTAAAGACTAGAAAAAACAACATCCTGACAAAACTAAAATGCTCTGtatcagaaaacacaaacataatAGCTTCTTGATAAATGAAGCACCTGGAAGACTGATGTGGCTTACTTTCTTATTCACTGCTATAGCTAAGCAAAAATAAAGGCTGCTGAAGTACTTCACAACTTCTTCCACAGAGGACAAGTGCAGTACCATCACCTCCAAGAGTTATCTCTGTGCAGAGCAAAACTGGTTTTCCTATCATTGCCATTACTCAGTGACCTGTTACCAAGCTTCTAGAATGCCAAGTTTAAAGTTTAGAGCTTAGTTCAGATTCTTATAAAGTTTAGAAAGGAAACTGTGTTACAATACTTCGTAAGCAGCATTTGCTGTTATGGATGTTTATACTATTCtaagttttcaaaatgaagcCACCCACCTCTCCCTCAATGCCCAGAAAAACAATCTTACAGGGAATAACACGCTACTACAAAGTATTATTTATCAACTAAAACTGCCACTGTCTGCAGCACAGTTACCTACTACATGGACTAATTCACCTAAGTTATAGCTTAATCTTAAACTCATGTTTAAGTCTAAGAAGTGAACACATACTACATTGCTTTTCTCCAGTTGCAGATTAGACTCTATGGAACGTCACAACACAGCTGTGCCCAACATACATAAGCAGTTTGGTCTTAAGTCCTAATTGCAGAAGAAAGTGTGTAATTCAGGTTATAAAAGGATGAATTACTTGAAATCATTCCTTCTTCTAATGTACACACATGCCCTCCAAAAGAAGCCTCTTCTCTGCaagggcggcgaggcgctggcccaggctgcccagagcagctgtgggtgccccatccctggcagggctcaaggccaggctggacggggctgggagcagcctgggctggggggagggggccctgcccctggcagggggtgggactggctggtcttgaaggtcccttccagcccaaaccatgctgtgattctacAATACGCCAGATGCTGCAGGCACATAGGTaatactgaaaagcagctgaccCTGACAGGCTACAAGCTTCCAGTTCAAGCCTTACCTTGTATCCATTGTCCTCCTTCCGATTGTGGGACGCTGTGATCATCACACCAGCCACAGCGTTGAGCTGCTGAACAGCATAGGGCTacaaaggaaacacagaaatgtcCATTTACCCAAGAGTTCTGCAGCTAGCACAAATAACCCTGTATTACTAGGGCAATTATGCAATAGGATGCTACGGAGGAAGTGGCTCCTGATGTTTTACCAGTTTGAAAATTGTATACCTGAATGCTCACCATTCAGTTTCCTGTAGCTAGTAATAGAGAAAGCTGCTTCTATTCTGTTGCATAAGAACATTGTTCTATTTAGCAATTGCATAAACACAATCATTAACTGGCCAAGTAAAGAAAGTCTACACTCAAATTACACTAGTATTTAAGAGAAAACAGGTTGAAACAGAACGAAGGAATTCACCAGTATTTCCAGCTAAAAAGCATCCAGTCCTTTCAGTCCTCCCCTCAAAACAAGATCCACAGCATAATGGAAAAgcttacagaataaaaaaataaggatttaAAACCCTGCAAGAAAAAGCTGTGACTAGAACAGAAAGTTTTGGGGTTTAAGATATTAGAAGTAGAGGCAATCCTTCATTTCTTCCACTCTAAGCAACGTAAGTCTTACGGCCAAAAACATAACTCCctatacatgtgtatatattcACACACATGTAGATACCATCTTTGAGCCTTATGACGTGCAGGTGTTTAAGCACAGAataaaagaacagcagaatGCTTCACCTGTAATGAATAAAGCAAAGCGCACACTGCAAGAACTGTTGCCCTTGTGTAACAGCCTAGGATGAAATGTGATTCTATTAACTACCTGCACACAGAAGAATTCAGTGACATCCTTGTTACAGCCTCCTTAAAGAGCCAAGTGTACCAAGCAGCCTCTATTTTAACGTTTAAGGAACGgaatttgagaagaaaattgctAGTTCACATTTTTAGTAAGCTTCCAAATACTCCCTTAACTGCAGGGTTCAAcaatataaaagagaaaaatgactCACCACAAATGGTGTAGGGACATAGGTGGAAAAGAAGTATACAGGTACATCTTTAGCCAGCAGGACTGCCGCAGTGAGCTTTGCAAGTCTACCaacatgagaaagaaaacattcagtCAACCCAACTCCCCACAACAATACAACAGCCATATGGCATTACTGTAACTTTCAATTCACTTGTTTCTTAAATCCCTTAAATATTTGGCTTACAAAGAACTGTACAAActgattattttgttgttggggtttggggttttttttcagttttcaggttGTAGAACCTGAGACAGTGGTTTTATCTGTTGCTCGAGGAGTGCAAGGCACTCCAGTCAACTGCGTCAATAAACCAGTCATATTGGTTGATATTACATATCAAACAAGGATACAGAACCTACTGGTGTGCCACTTGCCCTTCATTCAAGGACAGAACCAATCTTCCAGGAAGTTTAAAGTGCCAGATGTCTGCAACAGCAGGTTTGGAAAAGGATTCGGTACCCATGTTTGCCAGCCTTGTTCAGCAGCTTCAGACAATATCCATGAAGCAGATCTATTCCTAAAATAAGACTTCTGCATAGCTGCACACTCTTAATCCAGAAAGTTCAGAAACAGTAACAGCACCCATGGTTTTAAACCTTGACTTTATAATAAACTTTTCCTTTCAAGTAGCAGAGAAACACATTCTCCTTCAGGTAACTTTGATATGAAACTGCTCTTTTCAAGCCAGGTACACACAGCTCAGCAGTTAATGGGAAGTCTCAGAGTCAAAACAGATGAGAGATTAAGCAGTGTAAGTTTGCTTTGCTCACTTGTTTTTACAGACAAGCATTAATACTTGCTTCCTTATCCCCCATGATGAGTTCACTGCAGTCTACATTTCAGTTACTCAGAATTTCTATATCACTATAGCACTTATCAAATGTAACCTGAAATGACTTAAAAAGAGTTTGAGAGCCTAGCTTGTAGTTGAAGCTACTGAAGTTTGGCTTGTGTATCACAACAGTTTACATCAACTTAATCACGGGATACAGTTGTACAGCCAGCTATCTCCCACAGCACTGGAACTGGATGCAAAGAAGGGGGCACTCCTGCTCACATAGTGCTGGATAAGCACGCTGATCcaattgaaaatattcttttggGGAGGTTCAACTTTATTTTAGCACTACTGTAACTGTGTGTCATCCCAAGAGGATAAAAGAAACATCTAATTGAGAATTGGTTTGCTCCTTCAATATGTGAAACACCACTGTACTGCCATCCAATCTGAATTCCAAGCTTTGTGTGGCTGGAATGGAATGTTTTTCTTACCCTTCCATATTTTTAAGCTGTGCATAATCCAGACAATTTGGGTAATAGCCTTACACACACAGTGTAACAGATTAGTTTGAAATCCTTATGCCGGAGCCTGGTGGGTGAAGTTCTACACGTGTCTGAAGGCCATACAGGAAGCATGGAGAAGCAGACTTCAGGGGAATGGAGAAACAACCCTTAGGAGACACTAACTAGATCCTGTGCTCTATTACATCAAGAGCTTTCACAATGCTAGAATATTAAATgttgacaaaaaaattaaaaaaaaccaactaccCACAACACACTACATTAGTTACAATTAACTAGAATAACTATATTAACTACAACAATTAGCTACTAATTAACCAAATAATAATTAGCtactgggttggtttttttgtaagaCACGTCATTCAGGGAGCAAAACATATGTTGTAATGGCAAGGGATTCTGATTCCTAATAGAATTCAGAAAGCAGTCCTTTTACAGAtcctctctcccctttccttGCAAAGAGCACAATTTGGCATCACTGGAAGTTTACATTTTAAGTATTCCAGGTAGTGTATTTCCTCATGGGGAATGCTTTGAGATCACAGACTAGCACAAGGGTACCAACACACCAGGTTGCAGTAGGCTGCAGGTAGAATTCTCCCCCAAGCAAGCTTAAATCAGATGCATAATACAAAAGAACAACAGTGTTAACAATAGCGCATTAAGAGTTAGTGATTTCAACCTAGATGTTAGTATTCTGAATTTACCTTCACATTCAAATTTCTCTCCAGGCATATCAACTTCTTAATGTCTGCCTAATATTCTTGTGCATTTAGACTAAGTTCTTTGGTGAAGTGACTAGCCTTACATTCCACATTTGCTGGCAAATGACATTATAAAGGCTTTAGTCCATGCCTCTCTTCATTACTATTTAAATGGACTATGGGAGGGGAAAGAGCATGTGCAGTTCATGACAAAAAAATACTCTGATAGAATGAAATGCATGTAAAGCCACAATTTAATTTCTAGTCTTGCAAATGTAATCAATACTCATACTTCTTACTGCTGCAGTTGCTGGTCACCTGACCTCGTGTGTCATATCCAACAACAAAGCCTCTCTGCTTAAAGTCTGAAAAACACCTCTCAAGATACTTGTAGATCccctggaaataaaagaaaaaagtagggAAGAATTAGCCCTAGTGCACCACACACAAACATTACAAGTTATCTCTGACATAGGATTTATAGTGTCAGTATGCAAAATACAGCTCAGCAAAAATATCAGTAATGATATTCACAAAACcagcatatttattttccccccGGAAGTGttcacagaaggaaagcaagcagagaaaccgttgtgagaaataaaagcagtacaAAAATAAGTGACCACAGAGCATTAACAGAAAGCTCAAGGCAGCAAAATCCTCAAGCAGAGTACAGACTGAAAGCAAGTGTTTGCTGGTTTTATGTATTCAAACCAACTTCTTAAAGAcctaataaagaaaaatccattttttggAAGTCCATCCACTCAGGCAATATAATGCTAGTGCTAGTCTTTATCCTTGTGTTTGCAGTACGAGACAGACCCCTTTTCAGCACTGCTCCCAAAGCGTTAGTTCTAAATTTGCATTAGAAGGATGCTTCACCCTCACCTGCTTTTTCAAAGGTTTATTACTAGTGACCTACTCCAGGTGGGCACACCAAAGTCCTCTATTTACATACTACACAGATACAACAGCACAAATACAAGCAGTCTTCTATACATCAAGATGGAACACTTCCAGTGCCAAGGTATCAGAGAAGAGCCCCATGCAAGGAGAAGGGAAGCAGATGAAGGGAGTAGGTTTTAAACACACACTGGGATGAGGAGAAATATGTGCCAAAACATACACCAGAGAAAACCAAACAGCCTTGCAATCAGCCACCCCTTCTTTTCAAAAGGGGAGGAGTTAGGTGCTCCAAATTAGTGCATTACATGGTGTTCCACCTTCACCTTCCCCGTGGCCTTCACATCCATTTATTTCCCAGTTAGAATCTCTCTGGAGAGCCACC
It encodes:
- the PGM2L1 gene encoding glucose 1,6-bisphosphate synthase isoform X1; the protein is MGECGASEDVNSNVLIARSTGDAQLDKAVWQWLSWDKNQKTKEQIESLLQNGKHKELRDRLCCRLTFGTAGLRSAMGAGFCYINDLTVIQSTQGIYKYLERCFSDFKQRGFVVGYDTRGQVTSNCSSKKLAKLTAAVLLAKDVPVYFFSTYVPTPFVPYAVQQLNAVAGVMITASHNRKEDNGYKVYWENGAQITSPHDKEIIKCIEECVEPWNGSWNENLVDTSPLREDPLKKICDCYMEDLKKICYHRELNMQTNLKFVHTSFHGVGHDYVQLAFKAFGFQPPIPVPEQKDPDPDFSTVKCPNPEEGESVLVFLFLLRQVSELSLRLAEKENARVVVATDPDADRLAVAEQQENGCWKVFTGNELAALFGWWMFSCWKENCSEDADVKNVYMLATTVSSKILRAIALKEGFHFEETLPGFKWIGSRVKDLLDNGKEVLFAFEESIGFMCGTSVLDKDGVSAAVVIAEMATYLEGKNLTLAQKLIEIYETYGYHISKTSYFLCYDPPTIKRIFEKLRNFDGSQSYPDFCGIYNILHVRDITTGYDSSQPNKKSVLPVSKSSQMITFTFQNGCVATLRTSGTEPKIKYYAEMCALPEQSDRGVLEEELQKLIEALIENFLEPDKNGLVWRSA
- the PGM2L1 gene encoding glucose 1,6-bisphosphate synthase isoform X2 — its product is MGECGASEDVNSNVLIARSTGDAQLDKAVWQWLSWDKNQKTKEQIESLLQNGKHKELRDRLCCRLTFGTAGLRSAMGAGFCYINDLTVIQSTQGIYKYLERCFSDFKQRGFVVGYDTRGQVTSNCSSKKLAKLTAAVLLAKDVPVYFFSTYVPTPFVPYAVQQLNAVAGVMITASHNRKEDNGYKVYWENGAQITSPHDKEIIKCIEECVEPWNGSWNENLVDTSPLREDPLKKICDCYMEDLKKICYHRELNMQTNLKFVHTSFHGVGHDYVQLAFKAFGFQPPIPVPEQKDPDPDFSTVKCPNPEEGESVLELSLRLAEKENARVVVATDPDADRLAVAEQQENGCWKVFTGNELAALFGWWMFSCWKENCSEDADVKNVYMLATTVSSKILRAIALKEGFHFEETLPGFKWIGSRVKDLLDNGKEVLFAFEESIGFMCGTSVLDKDGVSAAVVIAEMATYLEGKNLTLAQKLIEIYETYGYHISKTSYFLCYDPPTIKRIFEKLRNFDGSQSYPDFCGIYNILHVRDITTGYDSSQPNKKSVLPVSKSSQMITFTFQNGCVATLRTSGTEPKIKYYAEMCALPEQSDRGVLEEELQKLIEALIENFLEPDKNGLVWRSA
- the PGM2L1 gene encoding glucose 1,6-bisphosphate synthase isoform X4; the encoded protein is MGTESFSKPAVADIWHFKLPGRLVLSLNEGQVAHQLAKLTAAVLLAKDVPVYFFSTYVPTPFVPYAVQQLNAVAGVMITASHNRKEDNGYKVYWENGAQITSPHDKEIIKCIEECVEPWNGSWNENLVDTSPLREDPLKKICDCYMEDLKKICYHRELNMQTNLKFVHTSFHGVGHDYVQLAFKAFGFQPPIPVPEQKDPDPDFSTVKCPNPEEGESVLVFLFLLRQVSELSLRLAEKENARVVVATDPDADRLAVAEQQENGCWKVFTGNELAALFGWWMFSCWKENCSEDADVKNVYMLATTVSSKILRAIALKEGFHFEETLPGFKWIGSRVKDLLDNGKEVLFAFEESIGFMCGTSVLDKDGVSAAVVIAEMATYLEGKNLTLAQKLIEIYETYGYHISKTSYFLCYDPPTIKRIFEKLRNFDGSQSYPDFCGIYNILHVRDITTGYDSSQPNKKSVLPVSKSSQMITFTFQNGCVATLRTSGTEPKIKYYAEMCALPEQSDRGVLEEELQKLIEALIENFLEPDKNGLVWRSA
- the PGM2L1 gene encoding glucose 1,6-bisphosphate synthase isoform X5 — translated: MKGKWHTSRLAKLTAAVLLAKDVPVYFFSTYVPTPFVPYAVQQLNAVAGVMITASHNRKEDNGYKVYWENGAQITSPHDKEIIKCIEECVEPWNGSWNENLVDTSPLREDPLKKICDCYMEDLKKICYHRELNMQTNLKFVHTSFHGVGHDYVQLAFKAFGFQPPIPVPEQKDPDPDFSTVKCPNPEEGESVLVFLFLLRQVSELSLRLAEKENARVVVATDPDADRLAVAEQQENGCWKVFTGNELAALFGWWMFSCWKENCSEDADVKNVYMLATTVSSKILRAIALKEGFHFEETLPGFKWIGSRVKDLLDNGKEVLFAFEESIGFMCGTSVLDKDGVSAAVVIAEMATYLEGKNLTLAQKLIEIYETYGYHISKTSYFLCYDPPTIKRIFEKLRNFDGSQSYPDFCGIYNILHVRDITTGYDSSQPNKKSVLPVSKSSQMITFTFQNGCVATLRTSGTEPKIKYYAEMCALPEQSDRGVLEEELQKLIEALIENFLEPDKNGLVWRSA